A section of the Leptospira kobayashii genome encodes:
- a CDS encoding GMC family oxidoreductase: protein MNQSIPKSIPYDYDYIIIGSGFGGSVSALRLAQKGYSVLVIESGKRWASKEFPKTNWSVRKFLWMPKLGFYGILRMNLLNDFLLVSGAGVGGGSLVYACTLYVPPAKFFNSPTYSKMGGEKELLPYYEVAKHMLGVTENPKLWEPDRLLLETAKTFGKENTFRKTPVGIYFGSEKEKAESKDPYFDGDGPDRDSCTFCGGCMVGCRHNSKNTLDKNYLYLAEKLGTEILPETKVVSLVPLNERGIADPEASGDFGYEISTESTTGWFGFPKRKFRAKGVVLSASVMGTVGLLLKMEQEEKMIRLSPKLGDTVRTNSETVLPVTVSDKNADFSKGIAITSSVHPDENTHIEPVRYSKGSDLLGTLASVMADGGGKIPRPVKFFWIMLTQPIYFLKAHNPFGFAQKSIILLVMQTIDNSVKLVRRRRFVWPFQKTMTSALSTGERTPTYIPIANAFARKLAEIAGGIPRSSLNDTLLSAPVTGHIMGGCIVGDSPEKGVIDYENKVYGYENLYICDASMLTVNLGVNPSLTITALSERAMSMIAPKEEKNVSFFAFEKKRKFDSILFRSPKRKPTHSIKGK from the coding sequence ATGAATCAATCCATTCCAAAATCTATCCCGTATGACTACGATTATATTATCATCGGATCAGGGTTCGGAGGAAGTGTATCGGCACTCCGGTTGGCTCAAAAAGGATATTCGGTTTTGGTCATAGAGTCCGGTAAACGTTGGGCCTCCAAGGAGTTTCCCAAAACCAATTGGTCCGTCCGTAAATTTCTTTGGATGCCAAAGCTCGGATTCTACGGGATTTTGAGAATGAATCTATTGAATGATTTTTTATTGGTGAGTGGTGCGGGTGTCGGCGGAGGCTCTCTTGTCTATGCTTGTACTCTCTATGTTCCTCCCGCAAAATTTTTCAATAGTCCTACTTATTCCAAAATGGGAGGAGAAAAGGAATTATTACCTTATTACGAAGTAGCGAAGCATATGTTAGGTGTAACGGAAAATCCCAAACTTTGGGAACCAGATCGTTTGCTTTTGGAAACTGCAAAAACTTTTGGAAAGGAAAATACATTTAGGAAAACGCCTGTCGGGATTTATTTTGGAAGTGAAAAAGAAAAAGCCGAATCAAAGGATCCTTATTTCGACGGAGACGGACCTGATCGGGATTCATGTACTTTCTGCGGCGGCTGTATGGTCGGTTGCAGACACAATTCCAAAAACACTTTGGATAAAAACTACCTCTATCTGGCGGAGAAGTTGGGAACTGAAATTTTACCGGAAACAAAAGTTGTAAGTCTTGTACCTCTCAACGAACGGGGGATCGCTGATCCGGAAGCAAGCGGTGATTTCGGATATGAAATTTCAACGGAAAGCACTACGGGATGGTTTGGTTTTCCCAAACGAAAGTTCAGAGCCAAGGGAGTTGTTCTCTCCGCGAGTGTGATGGGAACAGTGGGTCTTCTTTTGAAAATGGAACAAGAGGAAAAAATGATCCGTCTATCACCTAAACTAGGTGATACGGTGAGAACCAATAGTGAGACCGTTCTTCCCGTAACAGTCTCCGATAAAAATGCGGATTTTTCCAAAGGGATTGCCATTACATCTTCCGTTCATCCGGATGAAAACACTCATATCGAACCTGTACGTTATTCAAAAGGTTCCGATTTGTTAGGAACACTTGCCAGTGTGATGGCGGACGGAGGAGGCAAAATCCCAAGACCTGTGAAGTTTTTTTGGATTATGCTGACCCAACCGATTTATTTTTTGAAAGCTCATAATCCTTTCGGCTTCGCACAAAAATCCATCATTTTACTTGTGATGCAGACGATCGATAACAGTGTAAAGCTTGTTCGGCGAAGAAGGTTTGTTTGGCCTTTCCAAAAAACGATGACATCCGCACTCTCTACCGGAGAAAGGACTCCTACTTATATACCGATTGCAAATGCGTTTGCCCGAAAACTTGCAGAGATTGCAGGGGGGATTCCACGTAGTTCCTTGAATGATACATTATTAAGCGCTCCGGTGACAGGCCATATTATGGGGGGTTGCATTGTGGGAGATTCTCCCGAAAAAGGAGTGATTGATTATGAAAATAAAGTTTACGGTTATGAAAATCTTTATATATGCGATGCTTCGATGCTCACCGTGAATTTAGGTGTCAATCCCAGTCTGACGATCACCGCCTTGTCGGAAAGGGCGATGAGTATGATTGCACCGAAAGAGGAAAAAAACGTTTCTTTCTTTGCATTTGAAAAGAAGAGAAAATTCGATTCCATATTATTTCGCTCGCCGAAAAGAAAGCCGACTCATTCCATTAAAGGGAAATGA
- a CDS encoding ankyrin repeat domain-containing protein, whose protein sequence is MSSLFDFVKVSDLEKIREICKEDPDSLNSLDGFGVTVLSWSIRKKDHEVLSILLELGADPLYPQRTGGSPFFEAISLNDTRSISILGNALADAKAKDTPVSWETQSETGNTILHYLIETDLKDIWDLILPSVPIHLWEMKNKEGWNAFLQSVVSGEEGFILDVIRIAPWTFSLTDSEGKNAFHLAAERNLDSILQLLTDLGLDREARDEAGNTALLSACEGDATEFIIEWIKLGVDLLAKNNEGDTAYSILHREKYGHSLKIMKEALGKTWKEALDANDASKIKEIQIFVAEEKPFTTEEKYKWKID, encoded by the coding sequence ATGAGTTCCTTATTTGATTTTGTAAAGGTTAGTGATTTAGAAAAGATCCGGGAAATATGTAAAGAAGATCCTGACTCCCTCAATTCTTTGGACGGTTTCGGAGTAACCGTTCTTTCCTGGTCGATCCGCAAAAAGGATCATGAAGTTTTATCCATATTATTAGAGTTAGGTGCTGATCCTCTGTATCCCCAGAGAACGGGAGGGTCTCCCTTTTTTGAAGCGATTTCTTTGAATGACACCAGATCCATTTCCATTTTGGGAAATGCTTTGGCAGATGCGAAAGCAAAAGATACTCCTGTGAGTTGGGAGACACAAAGCGAAACAGGCAATACAATCCTACACTATCTTATTGAAACCGACCTAAAAGACATTTGGGATTTGATTTTACCTTCTGTTCCTATCCATTTATGGGAAATGAAAAACAAGGAAGGGTGGAATGCTTTTTTGCAGTCTGTTGTTTCCGGAGAAGAAGGTTTTATTTTGGATGTGATTCGAATTGCTCCCTGGACTTTTTCTCTTACAGATTCGGAAGGAAAAAATGCGTTTCATTTGGCAGCGGAAAGAAATCTCGATTCCATTTTACAATTGTTAACTGATTTAGGTCTTGATCGGGAGGCAAGGGACGAAGCGGGAAATACAGCTTTGCTTTCCGCGTGCGAAGGTGATGCTACCGAGTTTATCATCGAATGGATTAAGTTAGGTGTTGATCTTCTTGCTAAAAATAATGAAGGAGACACTGCTTATTCCATTTTGCATCGGGAAAAATACGGACATAGTTTGAAAATCATGAAAGAGGCTTTGGGAAAAACCTGGAAGGAAGCTTTGGATGCAAACGATGCATCCAAAATCAAAGAGATTCAAATTTTTGTGGCGGAAGAAAAACCCTTCACTACGGAAGAAAAATACAAATGGAAAATCGACTGA